AATGAAGTTAAAAGGCGTGGTGGTAAATCTGATAAGCTCAAATGAAGTTTTTGGGGAAATGGCTCTGGTGGATGGTTCGCCGCGCAGCGCTACAGCTCAGGTGCTGACTGACTGCAAAATTGTCACCGTGAAACAAGCGAAGTTTGAGTCACTAATTCAAAAGCAGCCTGATTTTGCACTTTACGTCATGCAGACAATGGCCGAGCGTTTGCGCAAGATGACAGAACTTTCTATACGTGAAAAAATAAAAAGAGTCGATTCCAAAATTCTGGACGCGCTATTTGATTAATTGTTAGGGTTTTATACTTCAGTAGAAGGACTGGCCGAAGAACAGGGGCGTAGGGTCTCGCAGAGGCCCTCCGCCCCTGTTTTGTATTTAATTTGAATCCGTAATCGGTAACGGTTCTTCCAGGTCAGCCTCCAGGCTGGGATCATCTGATATTGGTTGGGTGAGTCGGCGATAAGTTAGTGTCCAGGCAGTGTGGAGGTAGGTTTGGAGAACGCCATTGAGTACGATCAGTACCGGTATATAACCCAGCATACATAATCCGGCAGTTTTTAGCGTTGTGAAGAGATCGGGTGCAGAACCGCCTGAGCTATCCACGATCATTGGGACTATCGTTGAGAAGCCGATCACGAACATGGGCAGTGCCAGCACAATGCCAATGATGAAACCACCGATGCCCAGAATCAACCCCATGATGAGCAGGTTACTCCATTGGGCGCGGAAGAAGTGCCAGGCACGCGTCAGGCTTTCGATGATGCCGGTATCTTCAACCACCAGAATGATATTGGCCTGCTGAATGATGATGCCAAGAATCCAACCCAGGGGAACCAGAATACACAGCAGGGGGAGCATACATAAGAACACCAACCCGGCGGTGAGAACGCCAAGAAGTACCAACGGCAAAATGAAGACCATCACCAGGATAAAACTCGCCAACCCGATGAGCAGGTTCAGCCCCACCACGCGCCAGAAGAAGGGTTTGCCGCGATTGAAAAGTTCGCCGAAGCTAATGCGTTCGGCATCTTCATCGCCCTGCAGCGTGCCCTGAATCAACCCCACGCGCCCGATGGTGCTTAAAGCGAGCATCACGGCCCAAAGGATCAGGAAGATGATCAGAATACCGGCGATCAGGCCAATGATCTCCCAGGTTTCGATATTGTTGAAGAAACGCTCGACGTTGAAGAAAAAGAGTTTCATTTCCGGGGGGATATTTTGATCCCCCGCGGAGAAATTGTAATTTGAGTTTCCTCCACCGCTGCTGCCGCCTCCGCTGCCGCCCTGCCCACAGCTTGATAAGATACCAAACAGCCATAGAATTTTATACTTCCAGATGATTTTCCATGCGCGAGTGAGAATTTCGCCAAAATCCATTAGGACCTCCGTTTTCCGTAAATTAAGCACAGTAATTCGATATACGCAGTTTGACAAGAAAAAGGCTCAAAAATCGAACTATTCCCATTCAATTGTGGCCGGGGGTTTGCTGGTTATATCATACACGACCCTGTTCACGCCGTCTACTTCGTTAACAATCCGGCTGGAGATGCGTGCCAGCAGGTCGTGCGGTAGTTGCGCCCAGTCGGCGGTCATAAAATCTTCGGTGGTGACAGCACGTAGTGCAACGGCCTCCTGATAGGTGCGTTGGTCGCCCATCACGCCCACGCTTTGTACGGGGAGCAGCACTGCGAAGGCTTGGGAGGTGCCCCTCACCCCCGGCCCCTCTCCCAGCCCCCTGCGGGGGTGCTTCGCGAGGAGAGGGGGGGATATACGAAGCAACCCCGCGGTCTCCAATTCTCCGGTGAAGATGGCGTCGGCGGCGCGCAGGCGTTCCAGCCGCTCCCAGGTGATTTCGCCCAGGCAGCGCACGGCTAGCCCCGGCCCGGGGAAAGGTTGCCGCCAGACGAGTTCGGCGGGCAGGCCCAACGATTCCCCGACGGCGCGCACTTCATCTTTGAATAAATAGCGCAGCGGCTCGACGAGTTTAAACTGCATCTCTTCGGGTAGTCCGCCCACATTATGATGTGATTTGATGCGCTGGCCTTGTGCCCGGTCGGGGGCGCTGGATTCGACCACATCGGGGTAGATGGTGCCCTGCACCAGAAAAGGCGGCGCGCCGAGTTTTTGCGCCTGCGCTTCAAAAATGCGGATAAATTTTTCGCCGATGATGCACCGTTTTTTCTCCGGCTCGGTGATGCCGCGCAGCGCTTCCATAAATTCTTCGATGGCGTTGATGGGATGCAGGCGTACGCCCAGATTTTCGCGGAAGGTTGTTACCACGCCCGCGGCTTCGTCTTTGCGCAGCAGGCCGTTATCGACGAAGACGGCGTCGAGCTGGTCGCCGATGGCGCGGTGCGCCAATGCGGTTGCCACGCTCGAATCGACGCCGCCGCTGACGGCGCTGAGAACGCGTTTCTTGCCCACCTGCGCCCGAATGCGCTGAATGCTGTCTTCGATGATTGAGTCGGGTGTCCAGTCGGGCGCTGCTCCGCAAATTTCAGTCACGAAGCGGCGCAGCAGCTCCGGGCCTTCGGGGGTGTGATGCACTTCGGGGTGGAACTGCACGCCGTAGTAGCCGCGTTCGGCGTCGCCCATGGCGGCCACGGGGGAGTTGTCGCTTTCGGCCAGGGTTGCGAAACCCTGCGGGAGTTGGTCGATGCGGTCGCCGTGGGACATCCACACGCGCGCCTCGCCCGGGGGTAGTAATTTGTTGGGGTGCAGAACCCTCACATGAGCGAGTCCGTACTCCTGTTGGGGGGCAGGTGCCACCTTTCCGCCCAGGGCATGCGTCAGGGCCTGCATTCCATAACAAATCCCCAAAATGGGTAAGCCGGATTCAAAAATATAAGCTGAAATTTGCGGCGCGTGCGCGGCGTAGACCGAAGCGGGGCCGCCGGAGAGAATAAACCCTTTGGGGTTGGCTGCCAGAACCCGAGCGGGGCGCGTGTTCCAGGGGTGCAGCTCGCAGTAGACATGCTGTTCGCGCACCCGGCGGGCGATGAGTTGCGAGTATTGAGAGCCGAAGTCGAGGATGGCGATGGAATTCATATCAGTTTTAAGTTGAAGGTTGGAAGTTACAGGTTGGGAGGCAATTTTCAACACTTACGCGAAGGAAATTTTGTCGCCATCCATCGATTTGACCGCGGCCAGCGACACGATCGGCACACCG
The window above is part of the Chloroflexota bacterium genome. Proteins encoded here:
- a CDS encoding Crp/Fnr family transcriptional regulator gives rise to the protein MNILALFQNDEDIQEFKSGSVIFKEGDSGDVMYVVISGSVEMKLKGVVVNLISSNEVFGEMALVDGSPRSATAQVLTDCKIVTVKQAKFESLIQKQPDFALYVMQTMAERLRKMTELSIREKIKRVDSKILDALFD
- the guaA gene encoding glutamine-hydrolyzing GMP synthase: MNSIAILDFGSQYSQLIARRVREQHVYCELHPWNTRPARVLAANPKGFILSGGPASVYAAHAPQISAYIFESGLPILGICYGMQALTHALGGKVAPAPQQEYGLAHVRVLHPNKLLPPGEARVWMSHGDRIDQLPQGFATLAESDNSPVAAMGDAERGYYGVQFHPEVHHTPEGPELLRRFVTEICGAAPDWTPDSIIEDSIQRIRAQVGKKRVLSAVSGGVDSSVATALAHRAIGDQLDAVFVDNGLLRKDEAAGVVTTFRENLGVRLHPINAIEEFMEALRGITEPEKKRCIIGEKFIRIFEAQAQKLGAPPFLVQGTIYPDVVESSAPDRAQGQRIKSHHNVGGLPEEMQFKLVEPLRYLFKDEVRAVGESLGLPAELVWRQPFPGPGLAVRCLGEITWERLERLRAADAIFTGELETAGLLRISPPLLAKHPRRGLGEGPGVRGTSQAFAVLLPVQSVGVMGDQRTYQEAVALRAVTTEDFMTADWAQLPHDLLARISSRIVNEVDGVNRVVYDITSKPPATIEWE